A genome region from Flavobacteriales bacterium includes the following:
- a CDS encoding EamA family transporter, translating into MHSNEIKGQLQLHFVVFVWGFTAILGELITLPATQLVWHRMLIAAISLYIWTRIRKIDLTVGWKPALQMIGTGAITAAHWITFFHAVKISNVSITLACLSSSALFTSFLEPLIFRRRIQFSEIFFGLLTIAGISVIFEVTTGYEWGIVTALISAFLAAAFAVLNGVFTKRHRPTVITTYEMIGGVLAISVYLALSGRFTPQMFDPPAMDWVWLLVLGTVCTAYAFIVSVQVMKYLNPYTVVLTINMEPVYGIILAFLIFGDAERMNLSFYLGTLLIMAAVFGNGLLRRFLRRRVNTNIK; encoded by the coding sequence GTGCACTCGAATGAGATAAAAGGTCAGTTGCAACTCCACTTCGTCGTATTCGTGTGGGGTTTTACCGCCATCCTCGGCGAACTGATCACCTTGCCCGCCACACAACTCGTTTGGCACCGCATGCTCATCGCGGCCATTAGCCTGTATATCTGGACCCGCATCCGCAAGATCGACTTAACCGTTGGCTGGAAACCCGCCCTTCAAATGATCGGCACCGGTGCCATAACGGCTGCGCACTGGATCACCTTTTTCCACGCCGTCAAGATCTCAAACGTGAGCATCACTCTGGCGTGCTTGAGCTCCAGCGCACTGTTCACGAGTTTTCTGGAACCCCTGATATTCAGACGGCGCATCCAATTCAGCGAGATCTTTTTCGGACTCCTCACCATAGCCGGGATCTCCGTCATTTTTGAGGTGACCACCGGATACGAATGGGGCATCGTTACGGCGCTTATCTCCGCCTTTTTGGCCGCGGCCTTTGCCGTGCTCAACGGCGTGTTCACCAAGAGGCATCGGCCAACCGTTATCACCACCTACGAAATGATCGGCGGCGTGCTTGCGATCTCTGTTTATCTCGCCCTCTCGGGCCGATTCACACCTCAGATGTTCGATCCACCCGCTATGGATTGGGTTTGGCTCCTCGTGCTCGGTACGGTATGTACGGCGTACGCGTTCATCGTATCGGTACAGGTGATGAAATACCTGAATCCTTATACCGTGGTGCTCACCATCAACATGGAACCCGTTTATGGAATTATCTTGGCCTTCCTCATTTTTGGCGATGCCGAACGGATGAATTTGAGCTTTTATTTAGGTACATTGTTGATCATGGCTGCTGTTTTTGGGAACGGACTACTCAGACGTTTTCTCAGGCGTCGGGTAAATACCAACATCAAATGA